A section of the Stenotrophomonas acidaminiphila genome encodes:
- a CDS encoding homogentisate 1,2-dioxygenase, with translation MLSNDYQTGFGNEFATEAVPGTLPVGRNSPQRVTHGLYAEQLTGTAFTAPRGSNRRSWLYRIRPAAMHGEFTPFAQPCLHGDFSHAAVSPNQLRWNPLPLPQAPTDFVEGLYTMGGNGSPEAHAGAAIHLYAANADMRGRYFYNADGELLVVPQLGRLRLRTEMGVLEVEPQQIAVIPRGVRFAVELPDGQARGYVCENFGALLKLPDLGPIGSNGLANPRDFETPVAAYEHLEGDFELVAKFQGRLWRAGIGHSPLDVVGWHGNYAPYRYDLRRFNTIGSISHDHPDPSIFLVLHSPSDTPGTSNLDFVIFPPRWLVAQDTFRPPWFHRNIASEFMGLVHGAYDAKAEGFVPGGCSIHNCMTGHGPDAATFDKASAADLSRPDVITDTMAFMFETRGVIRPTEQAIAAAHRQRDYQACWSGLRDNFAPPR, from the coding sequence ATGCTCAGCAACGATTATCAGACCGGTTTCGGCAACGAGTTCGCCACCGAGGCGGTGCCCGGCACCCTGCCGGTGGGGCGCAACTCGCCGCAGCGCGTGACCCACGGGCTGTATGCCGAGCAGCTGACCGGCACCGCGTTCACCGCGCCGCGCGGCAGCAACCGCCGCAGCTGGCTGTACCGCATCCGCCCGGCGGCCATGCACGGCGAGTTCACCCCGTTCGCGCAGCCGTGCCTGCACGGCGATTTCAGCCACGCGGCGGTGTCGCCCAACCAGCTGCGCTGGAACCCGCTGCCGCTGCCGCAGGCGCCCACCGATTTCGTCGAGGGCCTGTACACCATGGGCGGCAACGGCTCGCCCGAGGCGCATGCCGGCGCCGCGATCCACCTGTACGCGGCCAACGCCGACATGCGCGGCCGCTACTTCTACAACGCCGATGGCGAGCTGCTGGTCGTGCCGCAGCTGGGCCGGCTGCGGCTGCGCACCGAGATGGGCGTGCTGGAGGTCGAACCGCAGCAGATCGCGGTGATCCCGCGCGGCGTGCGTTTCGCGGTGGAGCTGCCGGACGGGCAGGCGCGCGGCTATGTCTGCGAGAACTTCGGCGCGCTGCTGAAGCTGCCCGACCTCGGCCCGATCGGCAGCAACGGCCTGGCCAACCCGCGTGATTTCGAAACGCCGGTGGCCGCGTACGAGCACCTGGAGGGCGATTTCGAACTGGTCGCCAAGTTCCAGGGCCGGCTATGGCGCGCGGGCATCGGCCATTCGCCGCTGGACGTGGTCGGCTGGCATGGCAACTACGCGCCGTACCGCTACGACCTGCGCCGCTTCAACACCATCGGCTCGATCAGCCATGACCATCCGGACCCGTCGATTTTCCTGGTGTTGCATTCGCCCAGCGACACGCCCGGCACCAGCAACCTGGATTTCGTGATCTTCCCGCCGCGCTGGCTGGTGGCCCAGGACACGTTCCGCCCGCCGTGGTTCCACCGCAACATCGCCAGCGAGTTCATGGGCCTGGTGCATGGCGCGTACGACGCCAAGGCCGAGGGCTTCGTGCCGGGCGGCTGCTCGATCCACAACTGCATGACCGGCCATGGCCCGGACGCGGCCACGTTCGACAAGGCCTCCGCCGCCGACCTGTCGCGGCCGGACGTGATCACCGACACCATGGCGTTCATGTTCGA
- a CDS encoding 4-hydroxyphenylpyruvate dioxygenase — protein sequence MNTHVHAASNAPNLGMQVTTFENPMGIDGFEFVEFAAPAGQAAGLHDYFRNMGFTAVLRHRQRAITVYRQGGVNFLVNEEPDSFAADFAAKHGPCACGFAIRFQKPAAEVLSAALGNGAEEVTLLADTRAVPAPVIKGIGDCMLYLVDRYGEAGSIYDADYVPVDGAEQDPKGFGLTFIDHLTHNLYLGNMQKWSDYYERLFNFREIRYFDIKGAKTGLVSKAMTAPDGIVRIPLNESSDPKSQINEYLDAYKGEGIQHIACFTDNIYDTVEAMRAHGIEFLDTPDTYFDVVDLRIPDNGEDVPRLRRNKILIDADPETKQRKLLQIFTQNCIGPIFFEIIQRKGNEGFGEGNFQALFESIERDQIKRGVL from the coding sequence ATGAACACCCACGTCCACGCCGCATCCAACGCGCCCAACCTGGGCATGCAGGTGACCACCTTCGAGAACCCGATGGGCATCGACGGTTTCGAGTTCGTCGAATTCGCCGCGCCGGCCGGTCAGGCCGCCGGGCTGCACGACTACTTCAGGAACATGGGATTCACTGCCGTGCTCCGCCATCGGCAGCGTGCTATTACCGTCTACCGTCAAGGCGGCGTCAACTTCCTGGTGAACGAGGAGCCGGATTCGTTCGCCGCCGACTTCGCCGCCAAGCACGGCCCGTGCGCCTGCGGTTTCGCCATCCGCTTCCAGAAGCCGGCCGCCGAGGTGCTGTCCGCGGCGCTGGGCAACGGCGCCGAGGAAGTGACACTGCTGGCCGACACCCGCGCGGTGCCGGCGCCGGTGATCAAGGGCATCGGCGACTGCATGCTGTACCTGGTGGACCGCTATGGCGAGGCCGGCAGCATCTACGATGCGGACTACGTGCCGGTGGACGGCGCCGAGCAGGACCCGAAGGGCTTCGGCCTGACCTTCATCGACCACCTGACCCACAACCTGTACCTGGGCAACATGCAGAAGTGGTCGGATTACTACGAGCGCCTGTTCAACTTCCGCGAGATCCGCTACTTCGACATCAAGGGCGCCAAGACCGGCCTGGTGTCCAAGGCGATGACCGCGCCGGACGGCATCGTGCGCATTCCGCTCAACGAGTCGTCCGACCCGAAGAGCCAGATCAACGAGTACCTGGACGCGTACAAGGGCGAGGGCATCCAGCACATCGCCTGCTTCACCGACAACATCTATGACACCGTCGAGGCGATGCGTGCGCACGGCATCGAGTTCCTGGACACGCCGGACACCTACTTCGACGTGGTCGACCTGCGCATCCCCGACAATGGCGAGGACGTGCCGCGCCTGCGCAGGAACAAGATCCTGATCGACGCCGACCCGGAAACCAAGCAGCGCAAGCTGCTGCAGATCTTCACCCAGAACTGCATCGGCCCGATCTTCTTCGAGATCATCCAGCGCAAGGGCAACGAAGGTTTCGGTGAAGGCAACTTCCAGGCGCTGTTCGAGAGCATCGAGCGCGACCAGATCAAGCGCGGCGTGCTGTAA
- a CDS encoding MarR family transcriptional regulator — MSASDYSKSTSIRASHVLLDLEQFLPYRISVLSNRVSGNIARLYGERYGLSIPEWRVITILALYPGSSASEVSERTAMDKVAVSRAVARLLERGFIRRETHGDDRRRSVLALSAAGFEVYETVAPMVMEITRKLMSVLTEEEEQVLERLITRLADAGLAQMTLD; from the coding sequence ATGAGCGCTTCCGATTACAGCAAGTCCACCAGCATCCGTGCCTCGCACGTGCTGCTCGATCTAGAACAGTTCCTGCCCTACCGCATCAGCGTGCTGTCCAACCGGGTCAGCGGCAACATCGCGCGCCTGTACGGCGAGCGCTATGGCCTGTCGATCCCGGAATGGCGCGTGATCACCATCCTGGCGCTGTACCCCGGCTCGTCGGCGAGCGAGGTGTCCGAACGCACGGCGATGGACAAGGTCGCGGTGAGCCGCGCGGTGGCGCGCCTGCTGGAGCGCGGCTTCATCCGCCGCGAGACCCATGGCGACGACCGCCGCCGCTCGGTGCTGGCGCTGTCGGCGGCCGGTTTCGAGGTCTACGAGACCGTCGCGCCGATGGTGATGGAGATCACCCGCAAGCTGATGTCGGTGCTCACCGAAGAAGAAGAGCAGGTGCTGGAACGGCTCATCACCCGCCTGGCCGATGCCGGCCTGGCGCAGATGACCCTGGATTGA
- a CDS encoding disulfide bond formation protein DsbD codes for MKRMSGGISLLLAALLGGCAQPPAPPAEKVQPLDTSEQKAPVADTSQPVASGNTPAAADIAAVAALNAQFDPARDPVADLETAKVEAQRGGKRIVLDVGGEWCSWCHLMDAFMEGDSEIRRFRDAHYVWMKVNYSEDNENAAFLSRFPAITAYPHLFVLDAEGQLLHSQFTGELEKGKGYDRARFFAFLKQWAPPATP; via the coding sequence ATGAAGCGGATGTCCGGTGGAATATCCCTGCTCCTGGCGGCGCTGCTGGGGGGCTGTGCGCAGCCACCGGCACCGCCGGCGGAGAAGGTGCAGCCGCTGGATACCTCCGAACAGAAGGCGCCGGTGGCCGATACCAGCCAGCCGGTCGCCTCGGGCAATACCCCGGCCGCGGCGGACATCGCCGCCGTGGCCGCGCTCAACGCGCAGTTCGACCCCGCGCGCGACCCGGTCGCCGACCTGGAGACGGCCAAGGTCGAGGCCCAGCGCGGCGGCAAGCGGATCGTGCTGGACGTGGGCGGCGAGTGGTGCTCCTGGTGCCACCTGATGGACGCCTTCATGGAAGGCGACTCGGAGATCCGCCGCTTCCGCGACGCGCATTACGTGTGGATGAAGGTCAACTACAGCGAGGACAACGAGAACGCGGCGTTCCTGTCGCGCTTCCCCGCCATCACCGCCTACCCGCACCTGTTCGTGCTCGACGCCGAGGGCCAGCTGCTGCATTCGCAGTTCACCGGCGAACTGGAGAAGGGCAAGGGCTACGACCGCGCCCGCTTCTTTGCGTTCCTCAAGCAATGGGCGCCGCCGGCCACGCCCTGA
- a CDS encoding MFS transporter, giving the protein MSAAAPNSASTPAPVPEFKNLLGHPRPLWMLFMTEFWERFAFYGIRWALALYIVAQFAESQAGASKLYGAYLALVYAAALFGGFVADRIIGYQRSILIGAAVMSLGLFLIAIPDDRVFRIGLATIIAGNGLFKPNISSMVGQLYGINDSRRDSGFTIFYMGINAGALVAPVLTGILADKLFGTEAMPAYKYVFIASGIGMLISLVWFWIGRRQLGSVGAAPAGAGIGRTIAVLVGALVAVPVAYGLLTIDAGILGWILGALFTALCVMILVEGIREGKVARDRSIAMLIIFVFNVLFFMFFEQAGSSFNFLAQNIVDRDLAGWIFPIGWFQSVNSVAILALGPIFVWLWTALGKANPSIPRKFGLGLIFNGLAFLLLMYALSSLVDDAGKIPFWTLFMVYVIQTVGELCLSPIGLSMTTKLAPLKVVGLAMGGWFLSTAIGNNLSGIFAAVVSGESGMTVESALKGYTFGFWSLLGAGVLLFLIAPLVQKLMHGVK; this is encoded by the coding sequence ATGAGCGCTGCCGCGCCGAATTCCGCATCCACCCCGGCGCCCGTGCCGGAGTTCAAGAACCTCCTCGGCCACCCGCGTCCGCTGTGGATGCTGTTCATGACCGAGTTCTGGGAACGCTTCGCGTTCTACGGCATCCGCTGGGCGCTGGCGCTGTACATCGTCGCCCAGTTCGCCGAGAGCCAGGCCGGGGCCAGCAAGCTCTACGGCGCCTATCTGGCGCTGGTCTACGCGGCGGCGCTGTTCGGCGGTTTCGTCGCCGACCGCATCATCGGCTACCAGCGCTCGATCCTGATCGGCGCGGCGGTGATGTCGCTGGGCCTGTTCCTGATCGCCATTCCCGACGACCGCGTGTTCCGCATCGGCCTGGCCACGATCATCGCCGGCAACGGCCTGTTCAAGCCCAACATCTCCAGCATGGTCGGGCAGCTGTACGGCATCAATGATTCGCGCCGCGATTCGGGCTTCACCATCTTCTACATGGGCATCAACGCCGGCGCGCTGGTCGCCCCGGTGCTGACCGGCATCCTGGCCGACAAGCTGTTCGGCACCGAGGCCATGCCGGCCTACAAGTACGTGTTCATCGCCTCGGGCATCGGCATGCTGATCAGCCTGGTGTGGTTCTGGATCGGCCGCCGCCAGCTTGGCAGCGTCGGCGCGGCCCCGGCCGGGGCGGGCATTGGCCGCACCATCGCGGTGCTAGTCGGCGCGCTGGTCGCGGTGCCGGTGGCCTATGGCCTGCTGACGATCGACGCCGGCATCCTCGGCTGGATCCTGGGCGCGCTGTTCACCGCGCTGTGCGTGATGATCCTGGTCGAGGGCATCCGCGAGGGCAAGGTGGCGCGCGACCGCTCCATCGCCATGCTGATCATCTTCGTGTTCAACGTGCTGTTCTTCATGTTCTTCGAACAGGCCGGCAGCTCGTTCAACTTCCTGGCGCAGAACATCGTCGACCGCGACCTGGCGGGCTGGATCTTCCCGATCGGCTGGTTCCAGTCGGTGAACTCGGTGGCCATCCTGGCGCTGGGCCCGATCTTCGTGTGGCTGTGGACCGCGCTGGGCAAGGCCAACCCGTCGATCCCGCGCAAGTTCGGCCTGGGCCTGATCTTCAACGGCCTGGCCTTCCTGCTGCTGATGTACGCGCTGTCCTCGCTGGTCGACGACGCCGGCAAGATCCCGTTCTGGACCCTGTTCATGGTCTACGTGATCCAGACCGTGGGCGAGCTGTGCTTGTCGCCGATCGGGCTGTCGATGACCACCAAGCTGGCCCCGCTCAAGGTCGTCGGCCTGGCGATGGGCGGCTGGTTCCTGTCCACCGCCATCGGCAACAACCTGTCGGGCATCTTCGCCGCGGTGGTCAGCGGTGAAAGCGGCATGACCGTCGAGTCGGCGCTGAAGGGGTATACCTTCGGCTTCTGGTCGCTGCTGGGCGCCGGCGTGCTGCTGTTCCTGATCGCGCCGCTGGTGCAGAAGCTGATGCATGGCGTGAAGTGA
- a CDS encoding tryptophan 2,3-dioxygenase has translation MTVEQNQRELEAGIHTDLHGRLTYGGYLCLDRLLSAQQPLSSPAHHDEMLFIIQHQTSELWLKLLDHELRAAIGFLQRDQVWQCRKVLARGKQVLRQLTEQWSVLETLTPSEYLGFRDVLGPASGFQSLQYRCIEFLLGNKNADMLAVFDYDPEGQGRLRRTLEAPSLYEEFLRYLARFGHAVPPEYAGHDWTRPHVSDPALRPVFERIYQDTDRYWREYSLCEDLVDLESAFQLWRFRHMRTVMRIIGFRRGTGGSSGVGFLKQALELTFFPELFEVRTSIRGDTGPAPAGA, from the coding sequence ATGACCGTAGAACAGAACCAGCGTGAGCTCGAAGCCGGCATCCACACCGACCTGCACGGCCGGCTCACCTATGGCGGCTACCTCTGCCTGGACCGGCTGCTGTCGGCGCAGCAGCCGTTGTCCAGCCCGGCGCACCACGACGAGATGCTGTTCATCATCCAGCACCAGACCTCGGAGCTGTGGCTGAAGCTGCTCGACCATGAACTGCGCGCGGCCATCGGCTTCCTGCAGCGCGACCAGGTCTGGCAGTGCCGCAAGGTGCTGGCGCGCGGCAAGCAGGTGCTGCGCCAGCTGACCGAGCAATGGTCGGTGCTGGAAACCCTGACCCCGTCCGAGTACCTGGGCTTCCGCGACGTGCTCGGCCCGGCCTCCGGGTTCCAGTCGCTGCAGTACCGCTGCATCGAGTTCCTGCTGGGCAACAAGAACGCGGACATGCTGGCGGTGTTCGACTACGACCCGGAGGGCCAGGGGCGGCTGCGCCGGACCCTGGAGGCGCCGAGCCTGTACGAGGAGTTCCTGCGCTACCTGGCGCGCTTCGGCCATGCGGTCCCGCCGGAGTACGCCGGCCACGACTGGACCCGCCCGCATGTCAGTGATCCGGCGCTGCGGCCGGTGTTCGAGCGCATCTACCAGGACACCGACCGCTACTGGCGTGAGTATTCGCTGTGCGAGGACCTGGTGGACCTGGAGTCGGCGTTCCAGCTGTGGCGCTTCCGCCACATGCGCACGGTCATGCGGATCATCGGCTTCCGCCGCGGCACCGGCGGCTCCAGCGGCGTGGGCTTCCTCAAGCAGGCGCTGGAACTGACCTTCTTCCCGGAGCTGTTCGAGGTGCGCACCAGCATCCGCGGCGACACCGGGCCGGCCCCCGCCGGCGCCTGA
- a CDS encoding pyruvate dehydrogenase (acetyl-transferring) E1 component subunit alpha, which produces MTVSAQFHIDYLQYLDADGTLVRDDLPASLRDPRALLPLFRQMLATRVFDTKAVALQRTGKLGTFASCLGHEAAHVGIGAAMKPGDVFAPSYREYGAMFMRGVRPRDVLMYWGGDERGSDYDRDSDAARDFPICVPISTQCLHAAGSALSFKLQGKPQVAVTVCGDGGSSKTDFYAAVNSAGAYQLPLILCVVNNGWAISVPRSAQTGAQTLAQKGLAGGLFCLQVDGNDLIAVLAAMEQARERALSGQGGTVLEFLTYRLSDHTTADDARRYRDDAEVKAAWLKEPLIRLRRYLTAQGVWSEEEEKNWIAECGARVDEEVNAYLNCPVQPVEAMFDYLYADPPPDLLAQRAAAIALEQRHG; this is translated from the coding sequence ATGACGGTTTCCGCCCAGTTCCACATCGACTACCTGCAGTACCTGGATGCCGACGGCACCCTGGTACGCGACGACCTGCCGGCCTCGTTGCGCGATCCGCGCGCGCTGCTGCCCCTGTTCCGGCAGATGCTGGCCACCCGGGTGTTCGACACCAAGGCCGTGGCCCTGCAGCGCACCGGCAAGCTCGGCACCTTCGCCTCCTGCCTGGGCCATGAAGCGGCCCACGTCGGGATCGGCGCGGCGATGAAGCCCGGCGACGTGTTCGCCCCCAGCTACCGCGAGTACGGCGCCATGTTCATGCGCGGCGTGCGCCCGCGCGACGTGCTGATGTACTGGGGCGGCGACGAGCGCGGCAGCGATTACGACCGCGACAGCGACGCCGCGCGCGACTTCCCGATCTGCGTGCCGATCTCGACCCAGTGCCTGCACGCGGCCGGCTCGGCGCTGTCGTTCAAGCTGCAGGGCAAGCCGCAGGTGGCGGTGACCGTGTGCGGCGACGGCGGCAGCTCCAAGACCGACTTCTACGCCGCGGTGAACTCGGCCGGCGCCTACCAGCTGCCGCTGATCCTGTGCGTGGTCAACAACGGCTGGGCGATCTCGGTGCCGCGTTCGGCCCAGACCGGCGCCCAGACCCTGGCCCAGAAGGGCCTGGCCGGCGGCCTGTTCTGCCTGCAGGTGGACGGCAACGACCTGATCGCGGTGCTGGCGGCGATGGAACAGGCGCGCGAGCGTGCCCTGTCCGGCCAGGGCGGCACCGTGCTGGAGTTCCTCACCTACCGCCTGTCCGACCACACCACCGCCGACGACGCGCGCCGCTACCGCGACGACGCCGAGGTCAAGGCCGCGTGGCTGAAGGAGCCGCTGATCCGCCTGCGCAGGTACCTGACCGCGCAGGGCGTGTGGAGCGAGGAAGAGGAGAAGAACTGGATCGCCGAATGCGGCGCGCGCGTGGACGAGGAGGTCAATGCCTACCTCAACTGCCCGGTGCAGCCGGTGGAGGCCATGTTCGACTACCTGTATGCCGACCCGCCGCCGGACCTGCTGGCCCAGCGCGCCGCGGCCATTGCCCTGGAGCAGCGCCATGGATGA
- a CDS encoding alpha-ketoacid dehydrogenase subunit beta: MDDIKRSTGVPAGHDLASDHGATGASGETPMTATPITLIEAVTQALAWEMEHDPSVLVLGEDVGVNGGVFRATAGLQQKFGAQRVLDTPLDETTIAGLTVGLAVQGMKPVAEAQFDGFVYPMVDHIICHAARMRNRTRGRLHCPMVLRVPWGGGIRAPEHHSEANEAIFTNVPGLRVVLPSSPQRAYGLLLAAIREPDPVIYMEPKRIYRQYKEVVANDGEALPLDVCFVLRDGTDVTLVAWGAQVKEALEAADKLAGEGISAEVIDVATLRPLDFATIAESVAKTGRCVIVQEAPKTAGFGAEIAARLAEESMYDLLAPVERVTGYDTHIPLFRLEMKYLPSVERIVAAARRAVAAG, translated from the coding sequence ATGGATGACATCAAGCGCAGCACCGGCGTCCCGGCCGGCCACGACCTTGCCAGCGACCACGGCGCGACCGGCGCCAGCGGAGAGACCCCCATGACCGCCACCCCCATCACCCTGATCGAAGCCGTGACCCAGGCGCTGGCCTGGGAAATGGAGCACGACCCGTCGGTGCTGGTGCTGGGCGAGGACGTGGGCGTCAACGGCGGCGTGTTCCGCGCCACCGCCGGCCTGCAGCAGAAGTTCGGCGCGCAGCGCGTGCTCGACACCCCGCTGGACGAGACCACCATCGCCGGACTCACCGTCGGCCTGGCCGTGCAGGGCATGAAGCCGGTGGCCGAAGCGCAGTTCGACGGCTTCGTCTACCCGATGGTCGACCACATCATCTGCCACGCCGCGCGCATGCGTAACCGCACCCGCGGCCGCCTGCACTGCCCGATGGTGCTGCGCGTGCCGTGGGGCGGCGGCATCCGCGCGCCGGAACACCACAGCGAGGCCAACGAGGCCATCTTCACCAACGTGCCGGGCCTGCGCGTGGTGCTGCCGTCCAGCCCGCAGCGCGCCTATGGGCTGCTGCTGGCGGCGATCCGCGAGCCGGATCCGGTGATCTACATGGAGCCCAAGCGCATCTACCGCCAGTACAAGGAAGTGGTCGCCAACGACGGCGAGGCGCTGCCGCTGGACGTGTGCTTCGTGCTGCGCGACGGCACCGACGTGACCCTGGTGGCCTGGGGCGCGCAGGTCAAGGAAGCGCTGGAAGCGGCCGACAAGCTGGCCGGCGAAGGCATCAGCGCCGAGGTCATCGACGTCGCCACGCTGCGCCCGCTGGACTTCGCCACCATCGCCGAGTCGGTGGCCAAGACCGGCCGCTGCGTGATCGTGCAGGAAGCGCCCAAGACCGCCGGCTTCGGTGCCGAAATCGCCGCGCGCCTGGCCGAGGAGTCGATGTACGACCTGCTGGCGCCGGTCGAGCGCGTCACCGGCTACGACACCCACATCCCGCTGTTCCGGCTGGAAATGAAATACCTGCCGAGCGTGGAGCGGATCGTGGCGGCGGCAAGGCGCGCGGTGGCGGCCGGCTGA
- a CDS encoding peptide-binding protein, with amino-acid sequence MRARLLNAYRSQYPVPLRFHAGEIVELGVRDEEWPDFAWVRTADNRAGWAPVAWLRVLGDDRAEALRDYTAQELDVDSGEMVRLHHEHGGWWWAERANGALGWLPARDLELLEETP; translated from the coding sequence ATGCGCGCGCGACTGCTCAACGCCTACCGCAGCCAGTACCCGGTGCCGTTGCGTTTCCACGCCGGGGAGATCGTCGAGCTCGGCGTGCGCGACGAGGAATGGCCGGACTTCGCCTGGGTGCGCACCGCCGACAACCGCGCCGGCTGGGCGCCGGTGGCGTGGCTGCGCGTGCTCGGCGACGACCGCGCCGAGGCGCTGCGCGACTACACCGCGCAGGAGCTGGACGTGGACAGCGGCGAGATGGTGCGACTGCATCACGAACACGGTGGCTGGTGGTGGGCCGAACGCGCCAATGGTGCGCTCGGCTGGCTGCCGGCACGCGACCTGGAACTACTGGAAGAAACCCCCTGA